One stretch of Daphnia pulicaria isolate SC F1-1A chromosome 6, SC_F0-13Bv2, whole genome shotgun sequence DNA includes these proteins:
- the LOC124342724 gene encoding lipase member K-like has translation MNCAVATATLLYYFVACHCLLAFATATFSSPFTSIFHNDVAQSAKDVPHNTSGHRWLSKWRWKWTQDTPVTAYGKQFDENEEESIDEAKITTVEIIASRGYPVEIHEVITEDGYILELHRIPYGKGQVSKRDVEKQVVFIQHGFLNTDNVWIITPNNQGLAYILADTGVYDVWLGNARGNTYSRKHVYLDPSEEDYWNFSFDEMGKYDIPAVINYVLAKTGRNTMSYIGHSMGCAMFFIGMSLRPELNAKIDVMIGLAPASSVAESQTGLRFQAPFVNLLVNLFRILGVRIYEPVDSTRNNFRKRFCGPSLFLRYSLCQNPIFATTSDEYRDIDVNLLPVIDGHNPAGTSVRTAAHFAQNFNAGQTFQRYDFGPTENQLRYGQATPPAYDLSQVTCPVFLFWGQSDKVVDPRVYSHFSSPSTSTD, from the exons ATGAACTGTGCTGTGGCTACCGCTACATTGCTGTATTATTTCGTTGCTTGTCATTGCTTGCTGGCCTTCGCAACCGCAACGTTCTCATCTCCATTCACCTCGATTTTTCATAATGACGTAGCCCAGTCAGCAAAAGACGTTCCGCACAACACCAGCGGACATCGCTGGCTATCGAAGTGGCGGTGGAAGTGGACACAAGACACACCTGTCACCGCTTACGGCAAGCAATTTGACGAAAACGAGGAGGAAAGTATCGATGAAGCGAAAATAACAACG GTCGAAATCATTGCCAGTCGAGGCTACCCTGTTGAAATCCACGAAGTAATCACTGAAGACGGTTACATTCTGGAACTGCATCGTATTCCATATGGTAAAGGTCAGGTGTCCAAGCGTGATGTTGAAAAGCAGGTCGTCTTTATTCAACACGGATTTCTCAACACCGACAATGTGTGGATCATCACTCCTAACAACCAAGGCCTCG CTTACATATTGGCTGACACCGGCGTGTATGACGTGTGGCTTGGGAACGCTCGAGGCAATACCTATTCACGCAAGCACGTCTATCTTGACCCTTCCGAAGAAGATTATTGGAACTTTTC ATTCGACGAAATGGGCAAATACGACATTCCTGCAGTGATCAATTACGTGCTGGCCAAGACGGGGCGCAATACGATGAGTTATATTG GCCACTCGATGGGATGCGCAATGTTTTTCATTGGCATGTCTTTGCGCCCCGAGTTGAACGCCAAGATTGATGTGATGATCGGTCTAGCACCAGCGTCATCTGTTGCAGAGTCCCAGACTGGCCTTCGTTTCCAAGCTCCGTTCGTGAACCTGTTAGTT AATCTCTTCCGAATTCTTGGAGTGCGAATATACGAGCCAGTGGATTCGACACGGAacaattttagaaaaagattTTGCGGGCCTAGTCTTTTCTTGCGTTACTCCCTCTGTCAAAACCCTATATTTGCTACAACTAGTGACGAATACCGGGATATAGATGTG AATCTTCTACCTGTCATTGACGGTCACAATCCGGCGGGAACTTCAGTTAGAACAGCCGCTCATTTTGCTCAGAATTTCAACGCGG GTCAGACTTTCCAGCGGTATGATTTTGGTCCAACGGAAAATCAGCTGCGTTACGGACAAGCTACACCTCCCGCTTACGATCTGAGTCAAGTCACATGTCCCGTTTTCCTTTTCTGGGGACAAAGCGATAAA GTTGTTGATCCGAGGGTATATAGCCATTTCTCCTCTCCCTCCACGTCCACTGATTGA
- the LOC124342904 gene encoding gastric triacylglycerol lipase-like, which translates to MNCTTRMYYYIACCFCLPLTWTAPSSSVLPSQYRLFLMNGTQLEKIDIGQHWNETELISAIGDQLYQNEGRDLSEAKMTTVQIIASRGYPVEVHQVTTDDGYILEVHRIPHGKSEVPNPDIKKPVVFIQHGFLNTDSVWLITPNSQSLAYILADSGRYDVWLGNARGNTYSRKHVSLDPAEEAYWNFSFDEMGNYDIPAVINYVLAKTGRSTMSYVGHSMGCAMFFVGMSLRPELNAKIDVMIALAPAAAVAQSQTNIRFQAPFVNQFMFIYQTLRIRAYEPVDSPRHNFRKAFCGPNLFLRNSICQNPTVAITGDDYRGMDVNLLPVYDGHNPAGSSFRTAAHFAQNFNAGQTFQRFDFGSAENQKRYGQSTPPAYDLSKVTCPVYLFWGQNDKVVAPGDVAWLASKLGNLKASNKVDDPLWNHVNHLFSPDAKRLVYDQFIPLLPSS; encoded by the exons ATGAATTGTACGACAAGAATGTATTATTATATTGCTTGCTGCTTTTGCTTGCCGTTGACTTGGACAGcgccatcatcatcagtaCTGCCTAGTCAATACAGATTGTTTTTAATGAATGGAACGcagcttgaaaaaattgataTAGGTCAGCACTGGAACGAGACTGAACTTATTTCTGCCATTGGCGATCAACTTTATCAAAACGAAGGACGAGATCTCAGTGAAGCAAAAATGACAACG GTTCAAATCATTGCCAGTCGAGGATATCCCGTTGAAGTTCACCAAGTGACTACCGATGATGGTTACATTCTCGAAGTGCATCGCATTCCGCACGGTAAAAGTGAAGTCCCCAATCCCGATATTAAAAAACCAGTCGTCTTTATTCAACACGGATTTCTCAACACTGACAGTGTGTGGCTCATCACTCCCAACAGTCAATCTCTCG CCTACATCTTGGCCGACAGCGGCAGGTACGACGTGTGGCTTGGGAACGCCCGAGGCAATACTTATTCACGCAAGCATGTCAGTCTCGACCCTGCAGAGGAAGcttattggaatttttc ATTCGACGAAATGGGCAACTACGACATTCCTGCAGTGATCAATTACGTGCTGGCCAAGACGGGGCGCAGTACGATGAGTTACGTTG GCCACTCAATGGGATGCGCAATGTTTTTCGTTGGCATGTCTTTGCGCCCCGAGTTGAACGCCAAGATTGATGTGATGATTGCTCTGGCACCTGCGGCAGCTGTTGCGCAGTCACAGACTAACATTCGTTTTCAAGCCCCGTTCGTCAATCAGTTTATG TTTATCTACCAGACTCTTAGAATCAGAGCGTACGAACCTGTCGATTCGCCAAGGCACAATTTCCGCAAGGCTTTCTGCGGTCCCAATCTTTTCCTGAGGAATTCCATTTGTCAAAACCCCACAGTTGCAATTACTGGTGATGACTACCGTGGTATGGATGTG AATCTTTTACCTGTATATGATGGCCACAATCCGGCGGGAAGTTCATTTAGAACAGCCGCTCACTTTGCTCAGAATTTCAACGCCG GACAGACTTTCCAACGATTTGATTTCGGCTCAGCGGAAAACCAAAAGCGCTACGGGCAGTCTACCCCTCCTGCTTATGATTTGAGTAAAGTCACCTGCCCCGTCTACCTTTTCTGGGGTCAAAATGATAAA gtTGTTGCCCCAGGG gatGTTGCTTGGTTGGCTTCCAAATTGGGAAATCTGAAGGCTTCTAATAAAGTAGACGATCCACTATGGAACCACGTGAACCATCTTTTTTCACCGGACGCTAAACGACTTGTTTACGATCAATTTATTCCACTGCTTCCGTCGTCGTAG
- the LOC124342713 gene encoding lipase 3-like, with the protein MVPWLRTDLVVQLLVFLVVLVTHSSSESKSTTAALLGKIKWRSIIKWTHLWIKTKRRISQKQDANPEISMTSVEIISSRGYPVEVHTVVTDDGYILEVHRIPHGKGQSTDSSTPLGKPVFLQHGFSTSDADWLISPSDRSLAFRLADLGYDVWLGNARGNIYSRKHANISPSSEAYWKFSWDQMGTFDIPSVVNYILTKTGRAKLSYIGHSMGCAMFFVAMINRPELNDRIEVMMALAPATALAQMKSPIRYFAPFATPLQIVLRLLRTRAFLTRDDLMHRLQAAFCREQDRHKSLFCRNMVFALVDDDLRNISPDLWPVMDGHVPAGTSVRTAAQFAQNYNSGETFIPYSYGWLRNLQRYNGRLTPPPYELNKVTCPVYIFYGDNDLLVGPGDVAWLAGKLGNVKESIKVDHELYNHFDFLWATDNNRVLYDPIISRLPSAL; encoded by the exons ATGGTGCCGTGGCTTCGGACAGATCTCGTCGTCCAGCTTCTTGTCTTTTTAGTTGTGCTCGTGACCCACAGCAGCAGTGAGAGCAAATCGACAACTGCCGCGCTACTGGGCAAAATCAAGTGGCGCTCCATCATCAAATGGACACATCTGTGGATCAAAACCAAGAGGAGGATCTCTCAAAAGCAGGACGCCAATCCCGAAATTTCCATGACTTCC GTGGAAATCATTTCTAGTCGAGGGTATCCAGTGGAAGTGCACACGGTAGTTACCGATGACGGTTATATCCTTGAAGTGCATAGGATACCGCACGGCAAAGGTCAGTCGACAGACTCGAGCACACCTCTTGGTAAGCCAGTCTTCTTACAACATGGCTTTTCAACCAGCGACGCTGACTGGCTCATCAGTCCGTCTGATCGATCGCTAG CTTTTCGCCTGGCCGATTTGGGATATGACGTTTGGTTAG GCAACGCGCGTGGGAATATCTATTCACGCAAACATGCAAATATTAGCCCATCAAGTGAAGCATATTGGAAATTTTc ATGGGATCAAATGGGAACGTTCGACATTCCGTCCGTGGTGAACTACATTTTGACAAAGACCGGAAGAGCTAAACTAAGCTACATTGG CCACTCTATGGGTTGCGCCATGTTTTTCGTTGCCATGATCAATCGGCCAGAGTTGAACGATCGAATCGAAGTCATGATGGCACTGGCTCCGGCCACAGCTTTGGCCCAAATGAAGAGTCCAATCCGCTACTTTGCGCCATTCGCCACGCCACTTCAa ATCGTCCTGAGGCTATTGCGAACGCGGGCTTTTTTGACTCGGGATGATTTGATGCACAGGCTTCAAGCAGCTTTTTGCCGTGAACAGGATCGACACAAAAGTTTATTTTGCCGAAACATGGTTTTCGCTCTGGTCGACGATGATTTGCGAAACATTTCCCCG GATCTCTGGCCCGTCATGGATGGCCACGTACCTGCGGGCACTTCAGTTCGCACGGCAGCGCAATTTGCCCAAAACTATAACTCAG GCGAGACTTTCATACCCTACAGTTACGGTTGGTTGCGAAATTTGCAGCGCTATAATGGGCGGCTCACCCCGCCGCCCTACGAACTAAATAAAGTGACGTGCCCCGTCTACATCTTTTACGG tgacaatgatcttttagTTGGTCCGGGG GATGTTGCCTGGCTGGCTGGGAAACTGGGGAACGTGAAAGAATCGATTAAAGTGGACCACGAACTGTACAATCATTTCGACTTCTTGTGGGCAACGGACAACAATCGAGTCCTTTACGATCCAATCATATCCCGTCTGCCATCGGCATTGTGA
- the LOC124342845 gene encoding lipase lipl-3-like: MVRLPSLIPFLIFMLCLYLVSQLSQCSTVLNHERQNSDDGRSIFRRKISQSVSQVLSQMWQFSPRAHLSKKQLETDDKFINLTALPSNDERAMNAVQIIINRGYPVASYSVTTSDGYILELHRIPGRKGQTSDLGTGKPVWLQHGLLCSSADWLITPSDQSLAFILADLGYDVWLGNARGNVYSRKHKTLTHTQKSYWDFSSVLNSPYIF; encoded by the exons ATGGTACGCTTACCATCGCTCattccttttctcatcttcaTGTTGTGTCTGTATTTGGTGAGTCAGTTAAGTCAATGCTCAACAGTTTTAAATCACGAGCGACAAAACAGTGATGATGGCCGAAGCATTTTTCGTCGCAAGATCAGCCAGTCCGTCAGCCAAGTGTTGAGTCAAATGTGGCAGTTTTCACCGAGAGCTCACTTATCGAAAAAGCAGCTGGAAACCGACGACAAATTCATCAATTTGACAGCTTTGCCGAGCAATGACGAAAGAGCTATGAACGCG GTGCAAATAATCATTAACCGCGGCTATCCAGTAGCTTCGTACTCAGTCACGACGTCAGACGGATACATTTTGGAATTGCATCGAATCCCTGGGCGTAAAGGTCAGACGTCCGATTTGGGCACTGGCAAACCTGTCTGGCTACAACACGGACTTCTCTGCTCCTCAGCTGATTGGCTAATTACTCCCTCCGATCAATCTTTGG CATTCATCCTAGCAGATCTTGGTTACG ATGTATGGCTCGGCAATGCTCGCGGCAACGTTTACTCACGCAAGCATAAGACCCTGACTCACACCCAAAAGTCTTACTGGGATTTCTCGTCAGTATTAAATTCCccctatattttttaa
- the LOC124342221 gene encoding gastric triacylglycerol lipase-like: MGKFDIPAVLNFILFKTERKKLVYIGHSMGCSMFFVAMATYPELQSKIETMVALAPATSLAHMTSPIFRLAPFIKPIEFLLRLLKTRAFLSQESKVNYFQRKFCLKNVGWAGLCRNVLFLLLGDDTTNIDVEILRVLDGNTPAGTSVRTVAQFAMNFNSGPTFIPYDFGPVGNYLRYKKFRPPPYDLGKVKVPVYLFYGENDRLVTPKDIEWLASKLPNVKELVKVDDKYYNHASFLISKNNNVLLNNQLISFLPSPN, translated from the exons ATGGGCAAATTTGACATTCCGGCTGTGCTGAACTTTATCCTCTTCAAAACGGAACGCAAAAAATTAGTTTACATCG GACATTCTATGGGGTGCAGCATGTTTTTCGTCGCAATGGCCACATACCCGGAACTTCAATCGAAAATCGAAACGATGGTTGCCTTAGCTCCAGCGACGTCGCTGGCCCACATGACCAGCCCTATTTTTCGTCTGGCTCCCTTTATCAAGCCCATAGAG TTTTTGCTCAGGCTTTTAAAGACTCGAGCTTTCCTTTCGCAAGAGTCGAAAGTTAACTATTTCCAAAGAAAGTTTTGCTTGAAAAATGTCGGATGGGCTGGACTGTGCCGAAATGTTCTCTTTTTACTGCTTGGAGACGACACGACAAACATAGATGTG gAAATTCTGAGGGTTTTAGATGGGAACACCCCAGCAGGGACTTCAGTTCGTACTGTCGCCCAGTTCGCCATGAATTTTAACTCCG GTCCCACATTCATTCCGTATGATTTCGGACCTGTTGGCAACTATCTTCGCTACAAGAAATTCAGACCACCGCCCTACGACTTGGGTAAAGTTAAAGTACCGGTCTACTTATTTTATGGGGAAAACGATCGTCTAGTAACGCCCAAG GACATCGAATGGCTAGCGTCCAAATTGCCCAATGTCAAAGAACTCGTCAAAGTCGATGACAAATATTACAATCATGCCAGCTTTTTGATCAGTAAGAACAATAATGTGCTTCTTAACAATCAACTGATATCATTCCTACCATCCCCAAATTGA